Proteins from one Mesorhizobium sp. M9A.F.Ca.ET.002.03.1.2 genomic window:
- a CDS encoding glycosyltransferase family 39 protein: MLAEPAVTGTGDENSLKYSSKYSMKWAEWLAEGRIGPFPAAIVMIALYCCAQIVVLPLVSLWAGTAVGVDDSEQLMYMRFLWAGYGGAQPPLYSWLGWLASSVFGTNILALKVLKYSLIFVALASVFVAVRKLGYSQRTAVAATLGLLLFPQLTWEMQHTLSHTVAAFCFSALLLLALIELLQRKSLLAYALFGLAIGAAVLAKYNNVILLAAMLLATLSMRETRQVILRPQIMISMAVALLVCLPTLYWTAMHPSELLARSYKFGIDEGDGAFLVALKGIVDFAGAVRNFAIVPFVTFAVAMLAGRILPSTLRQRLPDSEKFLWRVLGFGLCITTILVIASGATMFRARWLLPVLFLLPVAFAARMDALGDKGRTAQYLTIAVAATLAVLVLPASWAYQVYGGKGMGRVARLDYQTLYHDLTADGAIKTVTSDWHWVGNLRLVDPDLVVLGKEVPGFAALLQEPAILIWLDKPDPAPEILDRIHQAGFVLDGETRTLRVPEFFGSSDGRLVTVAKLKRQEAK, from the coding sequence ATGCTAGCGGAGCCGGCGGTAACCGGCACCGGCGATGAGAACTCCTTGAAGTATTCCTCGAAGTATTCGATGAAGTGGGCCGAATGGCTTGCCGAGGGCAGGATCGGCCCCTTCCCCGCAGCGATCGTCATGATCGCGCTTTATTGCTGCGCACAGATTGTCGTGCTGCCGCTCGTGAGCCTTTGGGCGGGGACCGCGGTCGGCGTCGATGACTCCGAACAGCTGATGTATATGCGGTTTTTGTGGGCGGGCTATGGCGGCGCTCAGCCGCCGCTTTACTCCTGGCTCGGCTGGCTGGCGTCATCGGTTTTCGGAACCAACATCCTCGCACTTAAAGTACTGAAATATTCCCTGATTTTCGTGGCCCTGGCCTCGGTCTTCGTCGCGGTGCGCAAACTCGGCTATTCCCAGCGCACAGCGGTTGCCGCTACTCTAGGTCTGTTGCTGTTTCCTCAGCTGACCTGGGAAATGCAGCACACCTTGTCGCATACCGTTGCCGCATTCTGCTTTTCGGCGCTGCTGCTGCTTGCGCTTATCGAGCTTCTGCAGCGCAAATCGCTGCTGGCCTACGCCTTGTTCGGCCTGGCGATCGGTGCGGCTGTGCTGGCGAAATACAACAACGTCATCCTGCTTGCCGCGATGCTGCTGGCGACCTTGTCGATGCGCGAAACCCGCCAGGTCATCCTGCGTCCGCAAATCATGATCAGCATGGCCGTGGCGCTGCTGGTGTGCCTGCCGACACTGTATTGGACCGCCATGCATCCGAGCGAATTGCTGGCGCGCAGCTATAAGTTCGGCATCGATGAAGGCGACGGTGCTTTCCTCGTCGCGTTGAAAGGCATCGTCGACTTCGCCGGAGCCGTACGGAATTTTGCCATCGTGCCGTTCGTGACTTTTGCAGTGGCGATGCTGGCGGGACGGATCCTTCCATCGACGCTTCGCCAGCGGCTTCCAGATTCGGAAAAATTCTTGTGGCGCGTTCTCGGCTTCGGGCTCTGCATCACGACTATCCTGGTGATCGCCAGCGGCGCCACCATGTTCAGAGCGCGCTGGCTGTTGCCGGTCCTGTTTCTTCTGCCTGTCGCGTTCGCTGCCCGCATGGATGCCCTTGGCGACAAAGGCAGGACCGCGCAATACCTCACCATCGCCGTTGCAGCCACGCTGGCCGTGCTGGTCTTGCCGGCGTCGTGGGCTTACCAGGTCTATGGCGGAAAAGGTATGGGACGTGTCGCCCGTCTGGACTACCAGACGCTGTATCATGATCTGACCGCGGATGGCGCGATCAAGACGGTTACGTCGGACTGGCACTGGGTGGGCAACCTCAGGCTCGTCGATCCCGACCTTGTCGTGCTCGGAAAGGAGGTGCCGGGTTTCGCTGCATTGCTGCAGGAACCGGCTATTCTGATCTGGCTCGATAAACCGGACCCGGCGCCGGAAATCCTCGACCGCATCCATCAGGCGGGTTTCGTCCTGGATGGTGAAACCCGCACCCTCAGGGTTCCCGAATTTTTCGGCTCGAGCGACGGCCGGCTTGTGACCGTCGCCAAGTTGAAAAGGCAGGAGGCAAAATGA
- a CDS encoding Xaa-Pro peptidase family protein encodes MSEQGVERRFGRHRKIMPFDPDEAGSIDALRRKSRQKAAELNQHVLGYGALAEAEWQAADIAAPDLAAMRQYRLDRIRAELRRRDYAGALLYDPINIRYATDSTNMQLWVARNPTRHCFVATDGPVVLFDYFSCEHLSEHSGVVDEVRPAVSWTYLYGGELTELKVRRWAAGIADLVREHGGGNNRIAVDHINPEGVEELARLGISIGNGEAVMENVRLIKSPDEILAMRRSIVACEAAMREMEAALVPGISENELWAELHRGNIARGGEWIETRLLSSGPRTNPWFQECSSRTIEAGDLVAFDTDLIGPYGFCADLSRTWLCGDAKPSNAQRDLFRIAADQIAHNTGLMQPGISFRDLVERSAVPPGDCFPTRYGVLYHGVGLADEYPTLPHADDWTEDTPDGVLEAGMVLCVESYIGRLGGHEGVKIEEQILVTAAGNEQLSTYPLDERLLGG; translated from the coding sequence ATGAGTGAGCAAGGCGTCGAGCGACGATTCGGTCGCCACCGCAAGATCATGCCGTTCGACCCGGACGAAGCGGGCTCCATCGATGCGCTGCGCCGGAAGTCGCGGCAGAAGGCTGCTGAGCTCAACCAGCATGTGCTTGGCTATGGCGCACTGGCGGAAGCCGAGTGGCAAGCCGCCGACATCGCCGCCCCCGACCTGGCCGCCATGCGGCAATACCGGCTCGACCGCATCCGCGCCGAGCTGAGGCGTCGCGACTACGCGGGAGCTCTGCTCTACGATCCGATCAACATCCGCTACGCAACCGACTCGACCAACATGCAGCTGTGGGTGGCGCGCAATCCGACACGGCATTGTTTCGTCGCCACTGACGGGCCGGTCGTGCTGTTCGACTATTTTTCCTGCGAGCACCTTTCCGAACATTCCGGCGTCGTCGACGAGGTGCGGCCGGCAGTGTCGTGGACGTATCTCTACGGCGGCGAGCTGACTGAACTGAAGGTCCGCCGCTGGGCGGCCGGCATCGCCGATCTGGTGAGGGAGCATGGCGGCGGCAACAACCGGATCGCGGTCGACCACATCAATCCCGAGGGTGTCGAGGAACTCGCCCGCCTCGGCATTTCGATCGGCAATGGCGAAGCGGTGATGGAGAACGTGCGGCTGATCAAATCGCCCGACGAAATCCTGGCTATGCGCCGCTCGATCGTCGCTTGCGAGGCGGCGATGCGCGAGATGGAAGCCGCGCTCGTCCCGGGCATTTCCGAGAACGAATTGTGGGCCGAGCTTCACCGCGGCAACATTGCGCGCGGCGGCGAATGGATCGAAACCCGGCTCTTGTCATCCGGCCCGCGCACCAATCCGTGGTTTCAGGAATGCTCGTCGCGGACGATCGAAGCCGGCGATCTCGTCGCCTTTGATACCGATCTGATCGGCCCCTACGGCTTCTGCGCCGACCTGTCGCGCACCTGGCTCTGCGGCGACGCCAAGCCGTCCAACGCGCAACGCGACCTGTTTCGCATCGCCGCCGACCAGATCGCCCACAACACCGGCCTGATGCAGCCCGGCATATCGTTCCGCGACCTCGTCGAACGCTCGGCAGTGCCTCCTGGGGACTGTTTCCCGACGCGCTACGGTGTGCTTTATCATGGCGTCGGTCTGGCCGACGAATACCCGACGCTGCCGCATGCTGACGACTGGACCGAGGACACGCCGGACGGTGTTCTCGAAGCCGGCATGGTGCTGTGCGTGGAGAGCTATATCGGCCGGCTTGGCGGCCACGAGGGTGTCAAGATCGAGGAACAGATCCTGGTCACCGCAGCCGGCAACGAGCAGCTTTCGACCTATCCGCTCGACGAGCGGCTGCTCGGCGGCTGA
- a CDS encoding PhnD/SsuA/transferrin family substrate-binding protein, translating into MSDFVAALPMYDWPEMRGEVDAQWARLRDVFRQKGIDAPQTIARVNADLRPVEGGIRDAAGKVIAPDPATLPPDELDFHGLWLHPALLFAQTCWGPMEIGLSEHVQVIGQPNYDAFEGGQGELYSSALVMRADGAPSARSPDDGSPLVPLDLLRSMRFTFNSSDSMSGLVGLTRDLKAMGESLDIFSERSESGGHRASIVAIAEGRADVAAIDCLSWVLAQRFEPAAQKLAVVGWTRRRKGLPFITSRATPEEIVAAMREAVAAAG; encoded by the coding sequence ATGAGCGATTTCGTTGCCGCCTTGCCGATGTATGACTGGCCCGAAATGCGCGGCGAGGTCGATGCCCAATGGGCGCGGCTGCGTGATGTCTTCCGGCAAAAAGGCATCGACGCGCCGCAGACCATCGCTCGCGTCAACGCTGATTTGCGGCCTGTAGAAGGCGGCATCCGCGACGCCGCCGGAAAGGTCATCGCGCCCGATCCGGCGACGCTGCCGCCGGACGAACTGGATTTTCACGGGCTCTGGCTGCATCCGGCGTTGCTGTTCGCGCAAACCTGCTGGGGTCCGATGGAAATCGGCCTGTCGGAGCATGTCCAGGTGATCGGCCAGCCGAATTACGATGCCTTCGAAGGCGGGCAGGGCGAACTCTATTCGAGCGCCCTCGTGATGCGCGCGGACGGTGCGCCGTCTGCTCGATCGCCTGATGACGGCAGCCCTCTCGTTCCTCTCGACCTGCTGCGCAGCATGCGCTTCACCTTCAACAGCTCCGATTCGATGTCGGGCCTCGTAGGGCTGACGCGCGATCTGAAGGCGATGGGCGAGAGCCTGGACATCTTCTCAGAGCGCAGCGAAAGCGGCGGCCACCGCGCGTCGATCGTCGCGATTGCCGAGGGCAGGGCCGATGTCGCGGCAATCGATTGCCTGAGCTGGGTGCTGGCGCAGCGCTTCGAGCCTGCGGCACAGAAGCTGGCAGTCGTCGGCTGGACAAGGCGGCGCAAGGGCCTGCCGTTCATCACCTCCAGAGCGACACCGGAAGAGATTGTCGCTGCGATGCGTGAGGCCGTCGCGGCGGCCGGCTGA
- a CDS encoding fatty acid desaturase yields the protein MTNTGSRRRSAPAIEWPTVFLAFFCYGTWLAAGLLLWPSYPLLALVALALMVALQSSLAHEILHGHPTRNAQLNEAFVFLPIGLVWPFRRFKIIHLRHHADERLTDPLDDPESYYKALWHHDELPPAMKFLLKINNTMIGRLVFGPWLSCIGFFIDDAKQMLAGDRVIRKAWLLHAIGLAVVLPVVQFGFGIPLWLYVLVPVWLGQSLISIRTFAEHQWSEHPEGRTVIVERSPLSLLFLNNNLHLVHHKSPTVAWYRLPKLFAERRDEWLRMNNGYAFPNYFALLKAYAFKAKEPVVHPVLRRTPEPGRAFKPRVRARSLNGLGSAPVPAEPPKE from the coding sequence ATGACGAACACAGGTAGTAGACGACGCAGCGCACCGGCCATCGAATGGCCGACCGTATTTCTCGCATTCTTCTGTTATGGCACCTGGCTCGCCGCCGGCTTGCTCCTCTGGCCGTCCTACCCGTTGCTGGCGCTCGTCGCTCTGGCCTTGATGGTCGCGCTGCAATCCTCGCTGGCGCACGAAATCCTGCATGGCCATCCGACCCGCAATGCGCAGCTCAACGAAGCGTTCGTCTTCCTGCCGATCGGCCTCGTTTGGCCGTTCCGCCGTTTCAAGATCATTCATCTGCGCCATCATGCCGACGAACGGTTGACCGATCCGCTTGACGATCCCGAAAGCTACTACAAGGCGCTGTGGCACCATGACGAATTGCCGCCGGCGATGAAGTTCCTGCTGAAAATAAACAACACCATGATCGGCCGCCTCGTGTTTGGCCCGTGGCTGTCGTGCATCGGCTTCTTCATCGACGATGCCAAGCAGATGCTTGCCGGCGACAGGGTGATCCGCAAGGCATGGCTGCTGCACGCGATCGGCCTCGCCGTGGTGTTGCCTGTCGTGCAGTTCGGCTTCGGCATCCCGCTGTGGCTCTACGTCCTGGTGCCGGTGTGGCTCGGCCAGTCGCTGATCTCGATCCGTACCTTCGCCGAGCACCAGTGGTCGGAGCATCCGGAAGGTCGCACGGTGATCGTCGAGCGTTCGCCGCTGTCCTTGCTGTTTCTCAACAACAACCTGCACCTCGTCCATCACAAGAGCCCGACCGTGGCCTGGTACCGGCTGCCGAAGCTGTTTGCCGAGCGCCGTGACGAATGGCTGCGGATGAACAATGGCTACGCCTTTCCGAATTATTTTGCATTGCTCAAGGCATATGCCTTCAAGGCGAAGGAGCCGGTCGTCCACCCGGTGCTGCGGCGCACGCCGGAACCGGGCCGGGCGTTCAAGCCGCGCGTCAGGGCGCGCAGCCTCAATGGGCTTGGCAGCGCGCCGGTGCCTGCCGAGCCGCCGAAGGAATGA